In one Heteronotia binoei isolate CCM8104 ecotype False Entrance Well chromosome 1, APGP_CSIRO_Hbin_v1, whole genome shotgun sequence genomic region, the following are encoded:
- the ZNF292 gene encoding zinc finger protein 292 isoform X2, producing the protein MICNLESEGDEKSALILCAAFLSRQLQQGEMYCAWELTLFWSKLQQRVEPSVQIYLERCRQLSVLTKTVYHIFFLIKVINSEIEAAGLATCIELCVKALRLEASENTEVKISICKTISCLLPDDLEVKRACQLSEFLLEPTVDAYYAVEMLYNQPDQKYDEENLPIPNSLRCELLLVLKTQWPFDPEFWDWKMLKRQCLTLMGEEASIVSSIDELNDNEMHEKAEECQEENKDTSVNGLPGYFDEATNLLRGIRDKKQKNREIKKLRERGFISARFRNWQAYMQYCVLCDKEFLGHRIVRHAQKHYKDGIYSCPICAQNFNSKETFVPHVTLHVKKSSKERLAAMKPLRKLGRPPKTATAGVNKKNNTVVKQEQRHIKKNSLYAADFIVFNDNDGSDDENYEKDKPYIPEMIPVQKPLPVNEFTCPVALCKKGFKYFKNLIAHAKGHKDNEEAKRFLEMQSKKVICQYCRRHFVSVTHLNDHLQMHCGSKPYICIQMKCKASFNSYAELLSHRKEHPVFRAKCMFPKCGRVFSEAYLLYDHEAQHYNTYTCRFVGCGKVYRSQNELEKHVEDHTKQSEKILQPDGEANWSQPLEDNEPPEETNLKEELVLPSENGTNNYVKTQNYITEQVKDELLKIEKTEVSASILEQSNSLSTDRLEEPLITPAKSELVVPASNVLMPLLGQKIRENMARKGKLLTLSTKIDTAAPLPQLPCSVVEDNCSDLPVFQEEKEDDPISQSQSISMNSVTTTSASSLTKSLEKQLSQVPFNIQTEVEYQNLLTSKPQVEESAKSTTNLYTLPLKPLEGITVTPPQPSLGTPFVPVIPLAAPVQKYTCQVEGCTRTYNSVQSIGKHMKTTHPDQYAIFKMQRKNKKSRKTSSLQSLPNDSKIVYFLPSQSASPTSEAFPQQAKISLNPSCTSQLQQLSNALFPTRLESMTDSVLPTVESINTGLSPHIKSESETALGSQIEHLSSATLSSHLDDLEKPVMPLNIDSGSDPFLPLPAENGPISLFPSPTDNGPSSVFSQMESTDHFSSQLEGNANSAFSKEESVDSLFPSQVNNDNFSEVTPQSPLSAKAKKDRKRGIDGRERKPKHNRRAKWPAIIRDGKFICSRCYRVFSNPRSLGGHLSKRSYCKPLDESEISPEALQLNGQSSLLASMILSSNALSLQQQQELTFNPETCFKEPSFLQLLAAENRSAAFLQNLFPRTSMTNFNTNENEEGNEIIKQALETAGIPSTFDSTEILPHIVTTSCVSGTSQISATVLPNPGVSPLLQAMCSPATLLTDQNRILNTKISSIDECSSLPVFPDELILKTIENGLCPSLVSNSPASLHNFGNNTSRASVISSVKNSESCNLNKKGVSVSKKKKKAAASLVVPNISQKLIVNDLTALGLLARNTEGSVQVPTENFQSNVLTNCESPVLMESLTQKLNNVVNELTADVKENIKTTEEINAEISPALVKSENTDSQLNLGSCTQGNSELGISEVNIIQNYEKTLEIIKTAMNSQLVEVKTEIQEVSIESLQKAQMNAAESSSKNSTQNIKSSNPAQLVIHTPIVTPGKMNPSQSESFHKDDTQIMEILVRLKKLTLEDEILSQSLDSVIHCLPGDALLPQILVPVVVSENKPLAQPSSEARTQFSEKVHKPFMCQAPGCNYSAMTKDALFKHYSKIHQYTAEMILEIKKHQLKYAPFKCVVATCPKTFTRNSNLRAHCQLVHHFTTEEMVKLKLKRPYGRRSQNKTASLTPRPAELKTIPCALIESKNKSQLIVDHEIKKDACIESVSIPERVRAESTPCVPEKLEKPPQVVPAPLELHSIVPLSNVQVQPKVRKIRRHRKEKEERKYKKPVRKSLEFPTSYSPYRPYRCVHQGCFAAFTIQQNLILHYQAVHKSDLPSFSIEAEEESEPSKEDGCTKEDCDESGTSLSVKEFRCEVRNCSRIFQEVTSLIQHYMKLHEMTPEEIASMKSALDVGRFPCDQSECKSTFTTYINYIIHLETDHGIRIKQTKTEDGMYKCDCEGCDRIYATRSNLLRHIFNKHNDRHKDHLIRPRRFLTPGQENISSKANLEKTMKIKHRGLKYNKTRKNGNKIPVRTKRKRTITVENKNSKLGQIDENKSFSLKRGKHVYTIKARNDALSECTSKFITQYPCMIKGCSSVVTSENNIIRHYKCHKLSKAFTSQHRSLLIVSNKHSYSSDKEVSSQNEIIEDKKSEIKELQPHLSENSEDLKPSTPLTQKEPEKDEKDEVDELAELFITKLINEDLTSTENQAKPSSDVNSNLQETSSCPSEKQNINGNLKRACKEKNPSQNKKRKVEKQDETPTVELSDLCREEETAVAVQTAEEHPAAFDWSSFKPMGFEVSFLKFLEESAVKQKKTAERGFHSCGTRKRSYSNSRKSHEKNSLARKRSCSESETHVQFANASRFQCSSTVKIILDKTFKDCTELVLKQLQEMKPIVSLTKLDGHWEANPEVIK; encoded by the exons ATGATCTGTAATCTAGAGTCTGAAGGAGATGAAAAGAGTGCTCTGATTTTATGTGCAGCGTTCTTATCTCGACAACTGCAACAAGGAGAGATGTACTGTGCATG GGAACTAACTCTCTTTTGGAGCAAGCTACAGCAAAGGGTCGAGCCTTCGGTACAGATATATCTGGAGAGATGTCGTCAGTTGTCTGTGTTAACAAAGACAGTATATCACATTTTCTTCTTAATTAAAGTAATCAATTCAGAG ATTGAAGCTGCTGGACTTGCAACCTGCATTGAACTATGTGTGAAAGCATTGCGTTTGGAAGCCAGTGAGAACACAGAAGTCAAGATTTCCATTTGCAAGACTATATCTTGCTTATTGCCCGATGATTTGGAAGTTAAACGTGCTTGTCAATTGAGTGAATTTCTTCTGGAGCCTACAGTGGATGCATACTATGCTGTTGAAATGTTGTATAATCAGCCTGACCAGAAATATGATGAAGAAAACCTTCCAATACCAAATTCATTACGTTGTGAGCTCTTACTTGTATTAAAAACACAGTGGCCTTTTGACCCAGAATTTTGGGACTGGAAAATGCTAAAGCGACAATGTCTTACATTGATGGGAGAGGAGGCATCAATTGTATCTTCAATAGATGAGCTAAATGACAATGAAATGCATGAAAAGGCAGAAGAGTGCCAAGAAGAGAACAAAGATACTTCAGTGAATGGACTTCCTGGATACTTTGATGAAGCTACAAATTTACTTAGAGGGATAAGAGATAAAAAGCAGAAAAACAGAGAAATAAAGAAGCTGAGAGAACGAGGATTCATATCAGCTAGGTTcaggaattggcaagcctacatgcaATATTGTGTATTGTGTGACAAGGAATTCCTTGGACATAGGATAGTTAGGCATGCACAAAAACACTATAAAGATGGAATTTACAGTTGTCCCATATGTGCCCAAAATTTTAATTCTAAAGAAACTTTTGTTCCTCATGTGACACTACATGTTAAGAAATCCAGCAAAGAGAGACTGGCTGCCATGAAACCATTAAGAAAACTAGGAAGGCCACCTAAAACAGCAACTGCGGGTGTGAATAAGAAGAATAATACTGTAGTTAAGCAGGAACAACGACACATAAAAAAGAACAGCCTTTATGCAGCAGACTTCATTGTTTTTAATGATAATGATGGCTCCGATGATGAAAACTATGAAAAAGACAAACCTTACATTCCAGAGATGATACCAGTTCAGAAGCCGTTGCCTGTCAATGAATTTACTTGTCCAGTTGCTTTGTGTAAAAAAggctttaaatattttaaaaatttaattgcaCATGCAAAAGGTCATAAGGACAATGAAGAAGCTAAGCGCTTCCTTGAAATGCAGAGCAAAAAAGTAATTTGCCAGTACTGTAGACGACACTTTGTAAGTGTTACCCACCTCAATGACCACTTACAAATGCATTGTGGCAGCAAACCTTACATCTGTATACAAATGAAATGTAAGGCTAGTTTTAACAGTTATGCTGAACTACTGAGTCATAGAAAAGAGCACCCAGTCTTCAGGGCAAAATGCATGTTCCCTAAATGTGGAAGAGTGTTTTCTGAAGCATATTTGCTTTATGATCATGAAGCACAGCATTATAATACCTACACTTGCAGATTTGTAGGTTGTGGAAAAGTTTACCGTTCTCAGAATGAATTAGAAAAACATGTTGAAGATCACACTAAACAGTCTGAAAAAATATTGCAACCTGATGGTGAGGCTAACTGGTCTCAACCTTTAGAAGATAATGAACCTCCTGAGGAGACAAATCTGAAAGAGGAATTGGTGTTGCCATCAGAAAATGGCACAAATAACTATGTCAAAACTCAAAATTATATCACAGAGCAGGTCAAAGATGAATTGCTGAAGATTGAGAAAACAGAAGTGTCTGCTAGTATATTGGAACAGAGTAATTCGCTCTCCACTGACCGTTTGGAAGAGCCTTTAATAACTCCAGCAAAGTCAGAATTGGTGGTTCCAGCCAGCAATGTTTTGATGCCTCTTCTGGGTCAGAAAATTCGAGAAAATATGGCAAGAAAGGGCAAATTACTCACTTTAAGCACTAAAATAGATACTGCTGCACCTTTACCCCAACTACCATGCTCAGTAGTTGAAGATAACTGCAGTGATCTTCCAGtttttcaagaagaaaaagaggatgaCCCTATTAGCCAGTCCCAGTCTATTTCCATGAATTCAGTTACAACTACTTCAGCTTCAAGTTTAACAAAAAGCCTAGAAAAACAGTTAAGCCAAGTGCCTTTTAACATACAGACTGAAGTAGAGTATCAGAATTTACTGACTTCAAAACCTCAAGTTGAAGAGAGTGCTAAATCTACTACTAATCTCTATACTCTGCCTCTGAAACCATTGGAAGGGATTACAGTTACTCCACCCCAGCCTAGTTTAGGCACACCTTTTGTTCCAGTCATCCCATTGGCAGCTCCTGTCCAGAAGTATACTTGCCAGGTTGAAGGATGTACGCGAACCTACAATTCTGTACAGAGCATTGGTAAACATATGAAGACAACACATCCTGATCAGTATGCTATATTTAAGATGCAGCGCAAGAATAAGAAAAGTCGAAAAACAAGCAGTTTGCAAAGCTTGCCAAATGATAGCAAAATAGTTTACTTTTTGCCATCACAATCAGCTTCTCCCACTAGTGAGGCTTTTCCTCAGCAAGCCAAAATCAGTTTAAATCCCTCATGTACGAGCCAGTTGCAGCAGCTCTCTAATGCTCTTTTCCCAACACGCCTGGAAAGTATGACTGATTCAGTATTACCTACTGTGGAAAGTATAAACACAGGTCTGTCTCCTCATATTAAAAGTGAATCAGAGACTGCATTAGGCTCCCAAATTGAACATTTGTCCAGTGCAACTTTATCTTCACACCTGGATGATCTGGAAAAGCCAGTTATGCCTTTGAACATTGACAGTGGTTCAGATCCTTTCCTCCCTTTGCCTGCAGAAAATGGTCcaatttctctctttccttcaccAACAGACAATGGTCCAAGTTCTGTCTTTTCACAGATGGAGAGTACCGATCATTTTTCTTCCCAACTAGAAGGAAACGCTAATTCTGCTTTCTCAAAAGAGGAAAGTGTTGACTCATTGTTTCCCTCTCAAGTGAATAATGATAACTTCAGTGAAGTCACTCCACAGTCTCCACTATCAGCAAAGGCAAAAAAAGATCGTAAACGAGGTatagatggaagagagagaaaaccAAAGCATAATAGACGGGCAAAATGGCCAGCAATTATCAGGGATGGTAAATTTATTTGTAGTAGATGTTACAGGGTTTTTTCTAATCCCAGATCACTTGGTGGTCACTTGTCTAAACGGTCATACTGTAAACCTCTAGATGAATCTGAGATTTCTCCAGAAGCTCTTCAGCTTAATGGACAATCCTCTCTACTTGCCAGTATGATTCTTTCTTCCAATGCTTTAAGcttacagcagcagcaggaatTGACATTTAATCCAGAAACATGTTTTAAAGAGCCATCATTCCTGCAGCTGCTTGCAGCTGAGAATCGGTCTGCTGCTTTTTTACAGAACTTGTTTCCACGGACCAGTATGACTAATTTCAATACAAATGAGAATGAAGAAGGAAATGAAATTATAAAACAGGCCTTGGAAACTGCAGGCATTCCAAGTACATTTGATTCTACAGAAATCCTGCCACATATAGTTACTACAAGTTGTGTCTCTGGTACTAGTCAAATAAGTGCAACCGTTTTGCCCAATCCAGGAGTGTCACCTCTGTTACAAGCTATGTGCAGCCCTGCTACCTTGCTAACAGACCAAAATAGAATACTTAACACCAAAATTTCCTCCATAGATGAATGCAGCAGTTTACCTGTATTTCCAGATGAATTAATACTAAAGACAATTGAAAATGGTTTATGTCCCAGCTTGGTTTCTAATTCTCCTGCCTCATTGCATAACTTTGGAAATAATACTTCACGAGCTTCAGTCATAAGTAGTGTTAAAAATTCAGAATCGTGTAATTTGAATAAAAAAGGGGTCAGTGtttcaaagaaaaagaagaaagcagcTGCTTCTTTAGTTGTGCCTAACATTTCCCAGAAATTAATAGTTAATGATTTAACAGCATTAGGGCTTTTAGCTAGAAACACTGAAGGAAGTGTGCAAGTACCCACAGAGAACTTTCAGTCAAATGTATTGACAAACTGTGAATCTCCAGTGTTAATGGAAAGCCTTACACAGAAACTAAATAATGTAGTCAATGAATTAACAGCAGATGTCAAAGAGAATATCAAAACCACAGAGGAAATCAATGCGGAAATTTCTCCTGCATTAGTGAAAAGTGAAAATACTGACTCCCAGCTTAATCTAGGCTCTTGCACTCAAGGAAACTCTGAATTAGGTATCTCAGAggttaatattattcaaaattatGAGAAGACGCTTGAAATAATTAAAACAGCTATGAACTCCCAGTTGGTTGAAGTAAAAACTGAAATCCAAGAGGTGTCAATTGAATCACTGCAGAAAGCACAAATGAATGCTGCTGAATCTTCTTCAAAAAATTCTACACAAAATATTAAGTCATCTAACCCTGCTCAACTTGTCATACACACACCGATTGTCACCCCTGGCAAAATGAACCCTTCTCAGTCTGAAAGCTTTCACAAAGATGATACTCAAATTATGGAAATTTTGGTACGTTTGAAAAAGCTGACATTAGAAGATGAAATACTTAGTCAATCATTGGACAGTGTTATTCATTGTCTTCCAGGAGATGCACTGCTGCCACAGATCCTTGTTCCTGTTGTAGTATCTGAGAACAAACCTCTTGCACAGCCATCTTCAGAAGCACGTACTCAGTTCAGTGAAAAAGTCCATAAGCCTTTTATGTGCCAGGCACCAGGGTGCAATTACAGTGCTATGACAAAGGATGCATTATTTAAACACTACAGCAAAATACATCAATATACAGCTGAAATGATACTAGAAATCAAGAAACACCAGTTAAAATATGCCCCCTTTAAATGTGTTGTAGCTACCTGTCCAAAAACATTTACAAGGAATTCTAATCTCCGAGCTCATTGTCAGTTGGTGCATCACTTTACAACAGAAGAAATGGTAAAACTGAAATTAAAGAGGCCATATGGGAGAAGATCTCAAAACAAAACTGCTAGTTTAACACCAAGGCCTGCTGAACTAAAAACTATTCCATGTGCGTTAATAGAAAGTAAAAATAAATCTCAGTTGATTGTAGaccatgaaataaagaaagatgcATGTATAGAATCTGTGAGCATTCCAGAAAGAGTTAGAGCAGAAAGTACTCCTTGTGTTCCTGAAAAATTAGAAAAGCCTCCCCAAGTAGTTCCAGCTCCACTTGAACTTCATAGCATAGTCCCACTTAGTAATGTGCAGGTGCAACCAAAAGTCCGTAAGATCCGAAGGcacaggaaagaaaaagaagaaagaaaatacaaAAAACCCGTTCGGAAATCTCTGGAATTTCCAACTAGTTACAGTCCCTACAGACCATATAGATGTGTGCATCAAGGTTGCTTTGCAGCTTTCACAATACAACAGAATTTAATTCTTCATTATCAAGCAGTGCATAAATCTGATCTGCCATCATTCTCTATAGAGGCAGAAGAAGAAAGCGAGCCAAGTAAAGAGGATGGCTGTACTAAAGAAGACTGTGATGAAAGTGGCACTAGCTTATCTGTAAAAGAATTTAGATGTGAGGTTAGAAATTGCTCTCGAATATTCCAGGAAGTAACTAGTCTTATTCAGCACTACATGAAGCTCCATGAAATGACCCCAGAGGAAATTGCAAGCATGAAGTCAGCTCTGGATGTTGGAAGATTCCCCTGTGATCAGTCTGAATGTAAATCAACCTTTACAAcatatattaattatattattcatCTTGAGACAGATCATGGAATAAGGATCAAGCAAACCAAAACAGAGGATGGCATGTACAAGTGTGATTGTGAAGGCTGTGACCGTATTTATGCAACAAGATCAAATCTCTTAAGGCACATTTTTAATAAGCATAATGACAGGCATAAAGACCATTTAATAAGACCAAGACGGTTCCTGACACCAGGTCAGGAAAATATTTCAAGCAAAGCTAACTTGGAAAAAACTATGAAAATTAAGCACAGAGGACTGAAATATAATAAGAcaagaaaaaatggaaacaaaattccagTTAGGACCAAGCGGAAGAGAACTATTACTGTAGAAAATAAAAACTCAAAGTTGGGGCAGATTGATGAAAATAAATCTTTTTCATTGAAACGTGGAAAACATGTGTATACAATAAAGGCTAGAAATGATGCCTTATCTGAATGTACAAGCAAGTTTATTACACAGTATCCATGTATGATAAAAGGTTGTTCATCAGTTGTCACAAGTGAGAATAATATAATAAGGCACTATAAATGTCACAAGTTATCTAAAGCATTTACCTCACAACACAGAAGTCTCCTAATTGTCTCAAATAAACATTCATATTCATCAGATAAAGAAGTATCTTCACAAAATGAGATTATTGAGGACAAAAAAAGTGAAATAAAAGAATTGCAGCCACATTTGTCAGAGAACTCTGAGGATTTAAAACCCTCTACTCCATTAACACAGAAGGAGCCTGAAAAGGATGAAAAGGATGAGGTAGATGAGCTTGCAGAACTGTTCATTACCAAACTTATTAATGAGGACCTCACAAGTACAGAGAACCAAGCAAAGCCCTCTTCTGATGTAAATAGCAACTTACAGGAAACCAGCTCCTGCCCTTCAGAAAAGCAAAACATAAATGGTAATTTAAAAAGAGCATGCAAAGAAAAAAATCCCtctcaaaacaaaaaaaggaaagttGAGAAGCAGGATGAAACACCAACCGTTGAACTGAGTGATCTCTGCAGAGAGGAGGAAACTGCAGTTGCAGTTCAAACGGCTGAAGAACACCCTGCAGCTTTTGACTGGAGTTCATTTAAGCCCATGGGATTTGAAGTATCTTTTCTCAAGTTCCTTGAAGAGTCTGCTGTGAAGCAAAAGAAAACTGCAGAAAGAGGCTTTCATAGCTGTGGAACAAGAAAACGTTCTTACTCAAACTCACGAAAATCTCATGAAAAGAACTCTTTGGCAAGAAAACGGTCCTGTTCTGAAAGTGAAACCCATGTACAGTTTGCTAATGCATCACGATTTCAGTGTAGCAGTACTGTAAAAATAATTTTAGATAAGACTTTTAAGGATTGCACTGAGCTTGTGTTGAAGCAACTTCAGGAAATGAAACCTATTGTCAGTCTGACAAAACTCGATGGACATTGGGAGGCAAATCCAGAGGTTATAAAATAA